The sequence below is a genomic window from Corvus cornix cornix isolate S_Up_H32 chromosome 1, ASM73873v5, whole genome shotgun sequence.
TGGATTGGGGAGCTGTAATAATGTACTTTTACTAAGAAGGAACAGCTGTAATGTGAAAATGTTagaactacaaaaaaaaaaaaagaaaaaaaagaaaaaagtatcaCCAGCCATAGTCTTAATCTTAGCCAAGGCCTATTGTCCAGTACCAAAAGGTTAAGTACAAATATTTTGAGAACTGAAGAGTTTCAGTAGTAGTTTGAGAATGGCACATGGAGCACAAAGCATTGAAACATACCAAGAGAGGATGGAGAACTCAAGTTACTTCTGGTCTGGAAAATCTGGTCACTCTGAGTGTACTGAGACAGATTTCAGTCAGCATTTTCATTCCACGAGAAGAATAACCATATTTAACATTTGAAAGCCCTTAAGAGTGTTTTACTCAGCTGCATTACATATTTCATTACAAGAGGGTGAAAGCATAAAACCAAAGTGATGTTATGAGGTGGACTCACCTATAACACTGCCTAGCAGCTCTAAACGATCGGAGCCAAAAAAGAGATGAGGTTCCCCATCATAATGTGCCACAACAGCAGGCATCCCAAATGCCTATTGACACCATGGAGATGAAACAGAGAATGTTATAATGAGAGAATTTCTTGCAGACACATCATCAATCTCCAGGAATAAATCCCAATAACTTCtactttttctcctccccttcttTTCACCTTCTCATTCTTAAAGATAAGTCTAATGAAGCCATTTGGAAGTAGATGTCTCTCCAGAGCCTGTGTGCCCCTTTTGAAGGAGCATAAGAAACAACCTGATTAATCCACAGTTCTGTTTCAAATAGCAGTAAATGGTATCTCTTAGTACTGGTCCTGTCCTTGCTGTCCAGCTGGAATGAGCTGAGTGGGTCAACCTTGTTTTCCCAGATGACAGCGAGATTAACTACCAACAACAGTGAGGTGGCTTTCACACACTGAAATACAAGGAGCACCCTGAAGGGATTGTCTATATAGTGCTTTCTAATCATCACCCTCATTGTTCCTTGCTTCCCTGTATTCCTAATAGGGAAGGAATGCATAGCTGTGAAGCCCAATGCCATTGGAAGCATCTCACCCCATATTTAATCGCTTCAGCTGTTGTCTCTTTCAGTCGGTCCTTCACTGCAGGGGATGAAATCATTTCAAGTGCCTTctgggagagctctgctgagAGCCCAGCCTGTCGGGCAACCTGAGAAAAGATTATATAATTAAGAATACTCTAATAGTAAATACTCTAATTCCTACCCTGGTCTAATTAATTTAATCTTCAGTATTATCACCTAAGGTCTACtgccaaaaaaattcaaaatactcTTGAAGCACTTCTTGCATAATTGTCTTGCTGTATTCCCAACCTATTCATCATTTAACAACTCTCAGATACAAAGCAGAAGAGACATTTTAAACTTCCAAGTCCCAAATCggcacttttttccccagtagttctgaaattgaagaaaaaaaaaaaacctttgatACAATGACTCATCAGATAACTTACAAGAAAACTCAAGCTGGtgttatgaaaaataaaatctcactGTACAAGCTTACCAAGACAAACAGTTCGTGTGACAAATGTGGGATCTGTAAGTGATACTACATGAAGGACACTGTAAATCCCAGAGGTTAAACAGCTGCCGGTGTTACTGCTGTATCTTTTTCACCTCCCCTGTGCCTCTGCCACACAGGAATGAGACTAAGTAGCCAAATTCAAAGGTACAATGTTTATCTGGTAACACAACTATAAGTACCCCTGTTAATAAAGtgtttcacacacacacaaaaaaaaaaaaggtaaaaagaaaaaaaagaaatacaatattGCACATGGACAAGTAAGCCTGCACATGCAGGTGTTAATgactatttctttctttcaatcACTTTTTCTGTTTAGCACCCACATTTTCTTGTACCTTCTCCCACTTACACATCAGGGAAATGAGGAGGGCTTTTTGACTGTGCTTGAACAGGAGGTTAAACAAGTGTAGCCCTGGACTAGAACAAAATGCTTGGTAGCCACAGTGTTTAGACTGCAGTATTTATACAGTGATGTAGTATCTGGTCCTCACCATTTCAGGGCAGAAAGAGTGCGTAAGTGGGCTGGGGCAGAATTCAGACTGTACATTGCTGCTATAGCAATTTATGTGAAGCTACTGCTGACTgaataaagaagtaaaaaaaatactgaggaaTTATTACCAAGTAAAATATGTTCCATTTTCTTGACGGATGTGTAAAATAAATTCACCTATAAAGACTCAGATGATTGGGTTGGGCCCTCTTATCCACCTTTGGATGACAAATTTCCAGAAGAGAGGAAAGTTTAGTACTTGCTGCAGGAGTGAATGAAGACAGACACAAGCAGACAAGGGGACACCTCCCTCTGCCTTGATGAACGGGGGGGATACTCACTGGCTGCCAAACTGTGACTAAATTAGAGATCTTTCTGAGTATGGAGTTTGTGGCACTGAAGTTCTGCATGTCcttgctttatttaaataatgatgGATTCAGAGGCTATGTGACAATGTTCTGTATATAATTTTGTGCTGAGTCtagctgggatggagctgcttttcttcacagcagctgctaTGGTTTTGTGTTTCAGATCTGTGACCAAAACAATGCTGATAACATCCTAATTATTTTAGCTATTGATGAATGGTGTTTGCACAGTGTTGAGGAAGTCTCTGGTTCTCACTTTTCCCCCACAGTGAATAAACTGGGGCTTCACCAGAGGCTGGGAGATGACCTGAACTAACCAGAGATATACCATGCTCAACAGTAATTGGTGAGGAGGTGGTTTAGGGAGGTTAACCTTTTTCTTGGGAACTGGCTGAGCATCAGTCTGCATGTAGGAGGtggttctttgttttctttcactctgCTTCCACTTCTCTTTTGCTTATTAAGCAattttatctcaacccacaagttttctgtcttctgttcttcttttcctcttcccctgtCCTCCTGGGCAGTGGGAGGAAGCAAGTGAGCACCTGTGTGGTGCTTGGCTGCCTACCACAGTGAAAGTGCCACACTTTAATTTTATCCTTCAAATCATGCttcttaaaaaagcaaaatgcaaacatttgcTGAAATGTTGGTAAAAAAAGCTACATTAAGATGAAGCTGAAGTGCAAGGACTAGACTTGGGGGGAACAGCAAGACTGCAAGTTTCAGATTTCAGCTAGGGACCTTGGATAGGAGAGATTAGTCATGGACaattcctctcttttcttcatATTCCAAGAACTTAAAATGTAGAAAGGAGAGCCCTTCAAGAGGATCTCCTGGTATACTAACTTACCTGCCATCACAGCTTTTACTGTAATAAACAAAATcgaaacagcaaaagaaagtaCATCAAGAGTATAATTTCCAGGCATATAAGAGGGAAATACAGCACTGAGCTTAATAGAAAACCTGACTCCATCACTCCAAGGAAAGTCAACTTCCCCAAGTGTTCCATTTCACCTGGAAATTTCATATAGCAGCAATACCTCAATGCATTCTACAGAAACTTTTCATACTTTCATGACTGTTAATGAAATAATATCAACAGATAACTCATTGTCCCGCCTGGGTATCTTGCCacatgaattaataaaaaaaagtggCTTCTGGTTCTGAGTGTTATACAAAgcatgacaggaaaaaaaaaaccccaaaacattccaAACAGAGCTGCTagggaaattaaattaattttttttctacctgaAATTTTCCAATACTCCAAGTGTTCATTTGACTAAGCTGTGTTTCTGTCTATTACTGATCCAAGTCATCAATAAGAGTCTCTATCAAAAATGCAGAAGCACCAAGAAAAAGGAGACACTTACAGCCAAGATGTTCTCTGGCTGACTGATATCTTCATGCTggtgaaagaataaaataagtaaatcagcatttaagaaacaaaagctcagctctggacttaaaagcaaattttctaagaaaacagaaacaaacccaatACTAGTTGCTGGAGAAATGACCTCAGAAAAGGTCTTAAGTCAGCTAATCTAGGAATGTATTAAAGTGTTTTCTGATATGAACCACTGATCCACACAGCCCATTGGGACTGACCATATAGACCTAAAAGAAGGCACATTAAGCTAACTATAAGCTTGTTCTTTTCATAGTGGCTCCTGAACCATTGTGATTTAAGTTCCTGCTATGACTTTTcattaaaagacattttcttcttcttgctgaAATTCCACATTTGAATGATGTGGGACAGGAAAGGTGACAAGAAAAGGTCAAGAAGTTGGCCACATAAAATACTGACCTGTGACCAAAACCGCATCCAGAACTCCCTAGATAAGGGTTCTAGGTACTGTGGGTTTGTCATGTCAATGGCTGTGACAAAGCGCATGGCCGCCAGACTGCCTGGATTCGTGGGGAGACAGAGAACAGAGACAAGGCACAGGATCAGGAGCAGGGGTGGTCTGCACAAGTGCCACCTAAAAACAGCATGATCTCCCCTGTTAACAGTCCTGAGAAACCCACAGTCTGTAGTAGCTCTTGTTGATCCACAGTTATCTCCCACGCTAGTATCATTCACAGCCATATTTCTCCAGAGATTTCTTTCATGGCTTAGAATGCACAGACTTCATACTGCTCACAGGTTCAGGAAAGGGCTGCACACAGGGAATTCATCTCCACCTTTACTGGTAGGGAGAACTCAAACCAGAAGTGCTAGGGATGAGAAATACCAGCTAAGCTAAAACTCTTTCTTACTTGTAGCAAGGATACGCTGGAAGTCATCTCCGGACATGTGTACAGGCACCTGGTAGTATTTTCCCATCCTTTTTAGATCCTTCAGCATGTATTCAGCACGCTTTGGTAACATTGCTGGTGGCTTGTTACCTTTTAGGAAAAAGTTCTGTTGAGATTTCCAACTGTATTATAATAACACTGAACAAATTATGCCTCATGCATATATGTGCCTAAGGAAGAATCTAAGTTCATAGTCAAATTTCATATTGGCTTACTGGAACATACTCAGCTTTTCCAAATATAATGCTATGATTTAAACAtggtttatttcagttttgcacTGATCAAACCTTTAAGATAGCTGAATCAGTTTTAAACCAAGGTACAAATGTCCTAGCAGGGATTTATGTTGCTTCAGACAGATTACTTTTACGCTTGAGAACTCCTAATGCATGGGTAAACTGATGCAAAGACTTGTTGATTCATGATTTGTAACTCTTGGTGATCTAATTAAGGCCAGGAGTACTGTTTCAGGACATCCTTGTATTCTTCCTGCATATTACAAAGTGCAAGTGTTCTACAAATTAGTTCTGGTTTAAAAATCTAACTGTAGGAAAACACTCcatatattattattactattattattattgtattttagaACTGATGAACTTCGGCACAGACTGTCAGTGTAGTTGCTACAGTGTGAAATTCCTTGTGACTTATTTCTCAATCCCTCTGGAGCTCCACAGTCCTATAGTTAATTAGTTACTGGTGCCGAAAGGTAGTTCAGAGCTGGCTCTATGTGGGCTCTGCACACACCAAGGGCTTGCACACTAGTGCTGTGCTAGTGAAAAAGGTATCTCCCTGCAGTGCTAACCTCCCTATACTCCATACCGGTTTGTTGCATTATGCCACCAAGGAAAGCTGGACGGAAGCGCAAGTCAATATTCCAGATGTGCTGGTACCGGCAGAGAACCTGCAACGTGAAAGAGAAGCGATGGAGTCACAGTCAAGAGACGTCGATAGAGCTGTGTGCAGCTACGGCAGTAACCACTGCAGATAAATCCTTTCCCACTGTATTAGGGCTAGTCCTAAAGCCTTTTCTGGATGCTGCCAGAGAACTCTGATCTCAGAAGAACTGACGAGTCTCTATTCGTGCCACGACTATATAAGTCTAACTAGGGTTAAGTAAGGGCAAGATCAAGCTCATGAATGGAGGCTCGCACTTGTTAAACATGAAAACTATCCCCGAAGCAGAATGTTGAGCACTAACTCCTACACTGCCGTTTGGCTCGGACACGCTTCCCTGGTGTCCCTGGACTTCAACACGCGAGGGAGAAGCCCAGGCACCCCTCAGAGGTGAGAGAAAAAGTAACTGCGGGCCGGGAAGGGCACTGCCTGCAGCCGGCCGGGCGAGCTGCCCTTGAACGGCCCTGCCGAAGGGGAGGCGGCGACGGGACCGGCCGGGCGCCAGAGCCGCTCAGGCACCGCGGAGACCCGGGAGAGGCCTCTCGCCCTCTGCCGCCCCCTCACCTCAAACCCCAGCCAGGAGTACGGGGAGATCACATCGTAAAACAGCTCCACGAGCGTCCGACCCATCCTGGCCCCGTCCCGTGCCGCGCCtcagctccccagcacccagcGGCCGCGGCACCGCCCCGGGCAGGGAGCGGGGCGGCCCTTCCGCCCCGTGGGATGGATCCTCCCCCGCCGCCCCTCCGGCTCCGCCTCCCCGCAGCTGCTGCTCGCTCGGCCCGGCCGTGCGGCTCACTTCGCTGTGTCTCCGGCGAATCCCGGCCCGGGAGGGCGAGGAGGGCTAGGATCGCAGGGGGACCGGAGGCAGCCTGTGCCCTTGTCCATGGCGAGGCCTGGGGAGAGCAGGCTCCCGAGGAGGGAACCCGGGAGCTGACTCAGCGGAGCAGTCCAGCATGTTTTCCCGGGAGCACGGCTTCCCTGCCGGATCAGCAAGCGATTTACGTGCCCCGGTCCTTTTATCCCCCTACCCTCCATGTTCCCACACTTGTTCCTCCTCCATTCACCTAAgcccttccctttcctcaccTTTGGTCCCTCCCTTGCCCATCCCACAGGAAGTCCTGTGCGATGCGGAGCCGCTCTCCTTCTGCCAGGGTTCCCAGCGCCGCGCAGCAGCCCCTGTAAGTTCTGGATGCGATCTGGAACGTACTCCTGGATCCTTCCTCTGGCTGTAATCTTGGTTTTTTaacaaagcagctttttgaaTTATGAGTAACTTCAActcaagaatgaaaaatatgaactgCCAACAACAGTTTGTGGCCCGTCACTGAAGTCTTTATTAACACCTGAGTACCGGGCAGTGAGCCAATCGTTAAGAAAAGATTTTGGAGAGAGCCGGGAAGTGTGAAGTCTTTACCAGGCATATTggtggccaaaaaaaaaaaaaaaaggaataagtgactgaataaaaattctatttaGGATAATTGGTAGGGCTTCTCCAAAGGGAAATCTTGCCTTACATTTTTCTCAAGTGGTCAGAAATACTGCAGAGTGTGACTTTAAAGAGCTGGTATAAGTCACTGCCTCAGGCATCCTCTGAGGTCTGTGGGCTCCTCTCTTCAGGCCACTGGAGCCTATGGATGTGACTGCTGCTTTCCCAAGTGCTGGTTCAGATAGTAGTGAGGCTGAGTGTGTGTCCCAGAGGGATAAATATGTACACACAGAGATGACTCCAACACAGCCGGCTACACAGACTGCAACAAGCACTGCTGCCTGTAACCCCACTCACACACAATTTCCTTTCCtagctgtttttttcaaaagtttgaAAGATGGATTTGTGATGAGCTCAGCTGTAGCCGGATTCTCTTGGGTTTCATCCTGTAAGCATCTGTTTTCATCCTGTCTGACAGAAATTTTGCCTGATAGATCCCACAGTTAAGCCATTTTACACCTTTTATTAATCTTGTGCTGTTAATATGCTTTCAATCCAATTCCTCCAATTATCCTAAATATTTCCTTGTGCAGATCCCATTCAGGGGCAGACAGAATGCTGTAAGACTTTGGCTACAAATTTTAACACATTTCCAATATCAGTCCACTTGTCGCATTGAGGATTATATACCCCAGTTACCTGGGAAGCACTCAGCTCAACTGGATCGTTCCAATGACATCAGATGTTGCCATCTCTGAGTCCCCAAGGATCCCTTCTTTGTTGTCACTGCCTGGTGTACCTGGAGAGAACTTCTGTCCTGTGTAGATAGTTCTGACTGGGCAAATAGCCTGCTACACCTTTTTCTGGCATAGAATCCGTTGCCCCTGTCagtttctgctgccttttcctgttCCTTGCAAACACCTTCtactttcccagttttcctgttAGTGAGCCAGGAAAAGTAGATTGCATGATGCAATTAAATCCCATGGGTGTATGAGTTTCCCACCTTCTGTGCCTCACAGCATGCCTGCAGCACACCTGTTAGGTCTTGTTGATGTTGCTGCAGAAGCAATCATCaagaatttctttctcaaagacttggctgaaacagaattttgatGATTTTCTTGCAGTTCAGGCTCCATTCCTAATAATCCCCAGAAAGCTGTCCCATGTATCTGGGAGGAAGAGCATAAATTTGAGATCTTCAGACAGCTTCTAATAATAAAACATCATAATTCTAAAAATTAactcagtaaaaaaataatttaaatgaaagtatttaaaaataaaagcaaaaagtgTCCAGTAAATCTTAGCAACAAGAAATTATAAGAGAAATTTGAAAGATTTTCTTAACTGCCATGCTTGTTTATCTTCTAAGCATGTAATCACTTCTTTACAAACTTATGCAAACTAATCCTAAAAGCAGTTTGTTCTGGTTCTACTAGTGCAGGATTAGCATTTTATAAACAGTGGTGTATTTCCAGAAGAAGTCAGTACAGCTCAGCAGTCTCTATCAGTGTCCCAGCTCTTCAATGTCGTCATAGCCTGTATCTTCAGGAGCAGGGGATGAAGGTGTCTCAGCCTCAGAGGTCCTGTTCCTAGGAGTCCAGTCTGAAAACATGAAGGGAATAAGACTGAGAGATATAAATGCACATCCTGTATGTATTACCTCTGTGGTTGTGTAGCTGTCAGTTGTCTCCTCCAGAAATTAGAACCTAAGTTCTATTTTATGAGTGACTGTGAAAGACTTGAGAAATGCTTATGTCACTCTGCCTTCCACTACGTATATGCATATCCAAGGATCAAGCTTTGTACACAGTGTTAAAATGAATATATTCATggcctgttaaaaaaaaatctctaatgTCTCTCTAGTTACTTGGAGTcctatattttcattattttccatgtcCTCAATAGGCCAGAAATATTTATCCCTACCCCAAAAAGTAGAGTTCAGATCAGAAGGTGTTCTGCAGTTATATTAAATGCACAGATAAAGAAAATTctatcttaaatatttttttggtaaTTCTTTCTGGATTTGATGGACTGACCTGACAATTTAGTGCTAGGTTAAAAACCTATCTGAATCCATCCTCCAGGCACTATCCACTGTCTTTAAGAACTCACAGAGAACAGGCTCTGAAAGACTGGGAAAACTTGAGCAACACATGCTAATTTTTAAGGTGGCATGtgtgggagaagaaagaggattAGGAGTTACAGAAAGTTCAAGTTCAGAAAGATATGAGAACAAATGAACTACTTGTAAGGAGACAGGAGCAAAAGAACAAACAGGCAGATAACAGATTACATGGGTTTATCAAAAATAATCCCCAGCAGCTGagtctgatttttctttctgattgtCTAAGAGTCCTTTTATAAGGGAGTAGAACAAATTGTCATTTAACTCACACACATGAAATTTTTGTACATACTCTAGAGAAATATAGTCTAACCCAAACCTCTGTAGACTGGGTACAAATTCAGTCAAAAGTGGTATACCTGGTGTAGCTCACTGCAGCTGGTAAGATTCTTGGATACCCCTAAATACAACAAAGTACTTTTATTAAATCCTAAGATAAAAGACACATATTCTTGTTATGTTTTCCAGATGATAACCTACTATACTATAATTCAAGTCGTCCTGGCGAAGTTTTGATGAACATAGAACGAGATCTAATAAGGACACATAGAAGGCTACAGATGAAGGGAGAAACACTCAACTGCGTCGTTTGAAAGATCCATGTCTAGTGATAGGTAGTATTCTACAGAGCAGGATTTGAAGCTGCATCAGACATTGAGCATTCTCAAGAGTGTCTTCTTGTTGGAAGGAAGTATCACACTGGCACCCATAAACAGAAGGATATGCTGTAAGAAATAAGAGCTGGTCCTTCTGCTCTACTTGACACTAGTAAGATCTCAGTACCATGCTgtaaagaaatactgtaaaattttggttttgaaacaatttttgaaaGATATGGACTGTCTAACACGGACTGAATGGAGACACATAATGAGCAGAGTGTTGTCAACAAGGCCTAAGTAGAAAGTTGACTAATTTAGGTTGTGGCTGTCTatagaaacaaaatacaaaacagaacTGAGGACAGGTTTGTGAACAAACTGTTATCAGTCTTCAAGCACTTAAAAGGCTGTTACAAAGACGGCTGCCACCCTCGGTCCCCATGGTCATTCTAATAAGAAGTAACAGTTTTAACTTGCAGCAGTGAAAACTTAGCTTGGGTTGGCCACAGGCAAGAATTTTATGGCTATAAGGAAAGCAGAGCATGGGTATATATTAGCTGGCTGTAAGAACAGAACTGCACTGCTTTTCTAGCCTCACCTGTCTGTGAATCCTTGTTTCTGTCACTTTCTCCAGGGATCCCAATAATATCCTGTTCATTCTGCCCAGAAAGAGAAGCATCTCCAGGTCTATGAGCTTCAGTTGCATCATCATAACCATCTTCCAGGGCATTTTCAGGCGGTGGAGAGGTCTCTGGAACAGTACGGCTATTAACTATAGCAGGGAGAGATCTTCCACTGGGGAAAGCAGTAGCTGATGATCCAGCAACACAGGGCTGTAATACTGGCATGTCTGTGCTTAACTGGAATCCATCCCTCAGAGAACGTTAGTGTGCACAGTTTTATTGTATGTACATATGCTTACAAATAATACATGTGTAAATATAAGAGTAAATCAAAGCACTCCTGTTTCACTTTTTGCCTAGCAAAAAATATTCAATCTGAATAAGAAAAAGAGACTGTATTTGGAATAATTATCTTCTCTATAAGCACTTCAAAGCAACtaaggaaaagcttttcatttatttttaactagaAAAAGTCTTTAATATAAGAAAGCAATAGAAAATGAAGACATGATGCAGCAGAATCCAGAATATGGGCAGCTGAGGTCCAAAACTGCTTGTGCTTTTAGTAGTTGATCTCTTGGACACCAGGCAATAGTTAAGAGAGCTTTTTGATCAGCTCTAGGAAAATGCAGTTCTTCTCCAAACACTTGCTCTCCCTCagttatttcaaattaaaaaaaaccaccaacaaccaacccaaaccaccccaaaactcCCACAGCTAGGAATCTGGATTTTCTTCAGAgtgcttgtattttttttagatCACTCGGATTAAAATTCCCAAATTAGCTCAAATTATATGCCAGTGTTCCTATTTCTTCTTAtgtctttcctctgttttaattctcctcctttttctcagaaataaagcaacagCTTATAAGCTATTACAGTTGCAATATCTCAGAGAAACAGTTGTCAAACTGTTTTACTCATGTGACTGGATCCTGTAAAGTGTGTGCAAAACTACcaacaaacatttattttgaatttctaATATAGAAGAGGAAAACTAGCACTTTTATATTAGATTGTATGACACTCTTCCACCACAAGAGTTACACAGAAAATTTTGGCTCACATCAAAACATCACTAGCACATGAAGTGAAAGTTGAATCATTCGTAATGCTTTGGATATTAAAAGTTACCCTGATTTGGGTATCTCTTTCTTTGTACAAACCCTTTCTTTCATCACCTTGGGTTGCTTCAGGACCATTTTCTTCATCACTGACCCCCCTATAGACCTGTTTTGAGCTCTCTGAATAAGAATCTAGACAAATGAGAAAGAGCGTGATATCAGATTAAACTCTCCTGAAGTGCTAAGACTGCACCATGAGAAAAAGAGCAGGCTCCACTAATACCACCCAAGTCCAACAGATTCTTTGGCAGTCAGTATTACTTCTGCAAGGCTTACAATGGAATAACCAAGAATCCCTCAGGGGCCCCATAACATCTCTACTGGATCATGAGGGAGGTAAGTCacaaagggagaaaagcaaTCCACAGGAGGAAACCTACAGGGACCCAGTTGCTGTGAGGGAGATGCAAATTATTCCTTTCTTTGTCCCTGCTTTAAATAATTGCAGcaaaagggggttttttttaaatttgcttgaTGTATGATGATCTATGGTCTATGACTGCAGTGAGGACTGCAAAAACCAAATTGTCCCTAGGAGAGGAATTGACAGAGTCCACTGGGCAGGAAACTCCTTTCCTCAAATccaggaatttttaatttcccagtAGATTTGGGACCTGCAAAGTATCAAACTGGGATCAGAAAGGAGGAGCTTTCCCTTGGGAAGAGcatgacacacacacagacctgAGAGGAAAGTCACGCCCTGCTTTTTCCTCATCAGGCTGTAATCAATCTCTTCATAGACAGCCTCGGAGAAGGGATCGTAGGATAGTCCGGAGCCTGAAAGTAAAAGGTAATGATCACTTACACAGTCTCTGCTCATACTCAGGCTGGGGTCATGAAAAGGAGAAGTGCCTTAAAGGGGTCTATGTGGCCTGGTTGGCACCTAGAAAGGCACCAAGAGCTGCTGACTGAGGATAAGCACCTCTGGGCTCTTTCACTGCCAGAAAGTAGTGAAAAAATCTTAGTGTGGCAACAGATGCTGCTCATCTCAGTCACCCACCCCCACTGCCTCCCCAGCAAGGTAAACATTTGGGGCCATGTAAAGGAGGTATTTCTTACCAGTCCTGAGAGACCCACctctctgctgtgccctggcacGTCGGATCTGCCCAGCAAGAATGGCAAGGACCAGGCAGAGAAGAGTCCCTAGGATAATGGAGAGGATGACAGGCACTGAAAGTCTCgtgctgcctgtggcagggcGGCGGGGACGATCTGAATGGAAATGAAGGGTAAACAGGTAGAGAATCAGATGTCCCAAagggctgctcctctgcagcctcttGCTGTGCCCATGCTAGTAGGGTGAGCAGGGCACCTGCTGCTCTGTTATGGGTCCTGCTCAAGCAGATAGAATTCAGCATCTGGAGATGGTGCCATTCAGTTTTCCTTTATGAAAGGCTGTGGGAAGTGCTTTCTGATGAGCTGAAATAAACTGCTGTTTTATCTGCCAAGTATCAGGGACATTAAATTGTCATTtgatgagagaaagaaaggagggggaaggaattTACCTGCTCTCGTGGGTGATGCTGTTGTTTCTGTCACACCTGCAAAAGGAAGGTGAGTCCAGATTAGGGAAGAGGCAAGTGTGAAAAATAGGAAGATCAGCTTCGTATAATTTGTGTGGTTCTTGCAGTCAAAAATATGAAAGGGCTAGTCACTGGGAAATATAGCTGGCATAATTCTCCCCTACCCACCTCCTTCCCAGACCTGTGTAATAAAGGAC
It includes:
- the GSTK1 gene encoding glutathione S-transferase kappa 1; this encodes MGRTLVELFYDVISPYSWLGFEVLCRYQHIWNIDLRFRPAFLGGIMQQTGNKPPAMLPKRAEYMLKDLKRMGKYYQVPVHMSGDDFQRILATSSLAAMRFVTAIDMTNPQYLEPLSREFWMRFWSQHEDISQPENILAVARQAGLSAELSQKALEMISSPAVKDRLKETTAEAIKYGAFGMPAVVAHYDGEPHLFFGSDRLELLGSVIGEKWLGPVPSSKL